One genomic window of Panicum hallii strain FIL2 chromosome 6, PHallii_v3.1, whole genome shotgun sequence includes the following:
- the LOC112897038 gene encoding pentatricopeptide repeat-containing protein At1g80880, mitochondrial: MAPPLAAAIRRLPLSNLLRLLSSHHLRLSTSYSPSDQSDFEPDPDHPLPLPPATDDDGELASFVHRISNAASSASSPKEALSLLLFSSTITGSSPVPASPALLVRALWELRRDPDAAALAVRYGDESSAVDGADGAGAGPQPPPAEAWHLAVWATGKARRFDLAWAVLRRMRRRGVLTRRAMVILMERYAAANEVNKAIKTFDVMEKFKVEVDQTAFYSLLRALCKSKNIEDAEELLLLRKKFFPLTAEGFNIILDGWCNVITDVAEAKRVWREMSNCCITPDGISYTLVVSCFSKVGNLFDTLRVYDEMKKRGWTPGIGVYNSLVYVLTRENCMKDAHNIFSKLIDEGIQPDVETYNSMIVPLCESFKLDEARMVMESMILKGIVPTISTYHAFLKQEGIDESLKLLQKMKEDGCGPKSDTFLMLIDKFFLLNESRNALRVWNEMRKYDINPGRSHYMTVVQGLVKHGCIPRALEYYDEMKEKGFASDTQLDKDFNTFLLANRDHWRGAGKFNIIPQRGKHFTRRSRMQ; encoded by the exons AtggcgccgcccctcgccgccgccatccgccGCCTTCCCCTTTCCAACCTCCTTCGCCTCCTGTCGTCCCACCACCTACGCCTCTCCACCTCATACTCCCCCTCCGACCAAAGCGACTTCGAGCCAGACCCCGACCACCCCCTCCCTCTGCCTCCCGCcaccgacgacgacggcgagctCGCCTCCTTCGTCCACCGCATCTCCAACGCGGCCTCCTCCGCTTCCTCCCCGAAGGAAGCGCTCTCTCTCCTCCTGTTCTCCTCCACAATCACGGGCTCATCGCCGGTCCCAGCATCCCCGGCCCTCCTCGTCCGCGCGCTCTGGGAGCTGCGCCGCGACCCGGACGCCGCCGCGCTCGCGGTTCGCTACGGAGACGAGAGCAGCGCCGTGGATGGGGCCGATGGGGCGGGCGCagggccgcagccgccgccggccgaggcGTGGCACCTGGCCGTGTGGGCCACGGGAAAGGCGCGGCGGTTCGACCTCGCGTGGGCGGTCCTGCGGCGCATGCGGCGCCGCGGGGTGCTCACTCGCCGCGCCATGGTCATCCTGATGGAGAG GTATGCAGCTGCCAATGAAGTGAATAAAGCAATCAAGACatttgatgtgatggagaaGTTTAAAGTCGAAGTAGATCAAACTGCATTTTACTCCCTTCTCCGTGCTCTTTGCAAAAGCAAAAACATAGAGGATGCTGAGGAGTtgcttcttctgagaaagaaatTCTTCCCACTTACTGCAGAAGGTTTCAATATAATTCTAGATGGTTGGTGTAATGTGATCACTGATGTGGCTGAAGCAAAGAGAGTTTGGAGAGAAATGTCCAATTGCTGTATTACTCCTGATGGTATATCCTATACTCTCGTGGTCAGTTGTTTCTCAAAAGTAGGAAACCTTTTTGATACCCTGAGGGTTTATGATGAAATGAAAAAGAGGGGATGGACTCCTGGTATTGGTGTTTACAATTCACTTGTCTATGTTCTGACAAGAGAGAATTGCATGAAGGACGCACACAATATATTCAGCAAACTTATAGATGAAGGTATCCAACCGGATGTTGAAACATACAATAGTATGATAGTTCCACTTTGTGAAAGTTTTAAGCTTGATGAAGCACGAATGGTGATGGAAAGCATGATACTTAAGGGCATTGTTCCAACCATTTCGACGTACCATGCATTTTTGAAGCAAGAAGGCATTGACGAGTCACTGAAGCTCTTGCAAAAAATGAAGGAAGATGGTTGTGGCCCTAAGAGTGATACGTTTCTCATGCTTATTGATAAATTTTTTCTACTGAACGAGTCTAGAAATGCTCTCAGAGTATGGAATGAAATGAGAAAATATGACATTAACCCTGGTCGTTCACACTATATGACAGTGGTCCAAGGTTTAGTAAAGCATGGATGTATACCAAGAGCTTTAGAGTACTATGACGAAATGAAAGAAAAGGGTTTTGCTTCTGATACACAACTTGACAAGGACTTCAATACCTTTCTTTTGGCCAACAGAGACCACTGGAGAGGAGCTGGCAAATTCAATATCATTCCCCAACGGGGCAAACATTTTACAAGGCGGTCAAGAATGCAATAA